GGGCGGTCAGCTTGCCGGTCCCGGCGCCCAGGTCGAGGACGTCACGGGCGCCCGGCGGCAGCAGCCAGTCGATGGCGTCCGGGGGATAGGACGGGCGGCCGCGTTCGTAGGCGGCGGCCTGCGAGCCGAAAGACAGCGATCGGTCGTGCCGCGCCTGGGGGCTCACCGCCGGCGGTCCCCGGCCGGGTCCACCAGGTCCAGGGTCTGGCGGATCAGCTCGCCGACGCGGTCGGTCTCCAGCAGGAAGCCGTCGTGCCCGTATTCGGAGTCGAGCACCTGCAGGCCGGCGCACCCGGGCAGCAGGTCGGCCAGCTCGGCCTGCAGCCGCAGCGGATACAGCCGGTCGGTGGTGATCCCGGCGACCACCGCCGGCACCCGGCAGCCGCGCAATGCCGCCGCGACGCCACCTCTGCCGCGGCCCACGTCGAAGGAGGACAGCGAATCGGTCAGAGTCACATAACTGCCGGCGTCGAACCGCGACACCAGCTTGCCGCCCTGGTAACCCAGGTAGCTGTCCACCGCGTAGCGGCCGCCGGCGTCGGGGTCCTCACCGTCCTGGGCGGCGTTGGCGAACCGCCGGTCCAGCTCGGCTTCGCCGCGGTAGGTCAGGTGCGCGATGCGCCGGGCGATCGCCAGCCCGGTATCGGGACTGCGGCCGGTGCCGTGGTAGTCGCCGCCGCACCAGTTCGGGTCGGCCTTGATCGCGGCGATCTGGGTGCTCTGCGTGCCGATCTGGTCGGCGGTCGCCCGGGCGCCGACGGCCAGCAGCAGGCCCGCGCCCACTTTGTCCGGGTGGCCGACCATCCACTCCAGACCGCGGGCGCCGCCCATCGAACCGCCCAGCACCGCCGCCACCTCGGTGATGCCGAGTGCGGCCAGCGTGGCGATGTCGGCCTCCACCTGGTCGCGAATCGAGATGGCGGGAAACCGTGAGCCCCAGGGCTTTCCATCGCGGGCCAGCGAACTCGGGCCGGTCGATCCGCGGCAGCCGCCCAACACGTTGGTGGCCACCGCGCACCAGCGGTCGGTGTCGATCGGGGCGCCCGGACCGACGATCCCGTCCCACCAGCCCGCGGTGGGATGCCCGGGCCCGGCGGGCCCGGTGACGTGGGAGTCCCCGGTCAGCGCATGCAGCACCATGACGACGTTGTCGCGCTGCGGCGACAGCTCACCCCACCGCTGCACCGCGATATGGGCGTCGTCGAGCACCGCTCCGCACTCAAGGCGCAGCGACCCGATGCCGACCATGCCGGTCTCTCCCTCGGCGGGCAGCACCTGCGGCGAGAATTCGGAAATCGTCACTGTTGACCTCTTTGAAAACCGCCTCAACGGGCCGCCAGCGCCGACGATTCGCCGAGCTGAGCCGAGGCCGCGGCGAACCCGAGCTCCAGGTCGGCCAGGATGTCCTCGATGCCCTCGATGCCGACCGACAGCCGCACCAGGCCCGGGGTGACACCGGTGGTCAACAGTTCATCTCCGGAGAGCTGGCTGTGCGTG
This is a stretch of genomic DNA from Mycolicibacter terrae. It encodes these proteins:
- the metX gene encoding homoserine O-acetyltransferase MetX — translated: MTISEFSPQVLPAEGETGMVGIGSLRLECGAVLDDAHIAVQRWGELSPQRDNVVMVLHALTGDSHVTGPAGPGHPTAGWWDGIVGPGAPIDTDRWCAVATNVLGGCRGSTGPSSLARDGKPWGSRFPAISIRDQVEADIATLAALGITEVAAVLGGSMGGARGLEWMVGHPDKVGAGLLLAVGARATADQIGTQSTQIAAIKADPNWCGGDYHGTGRSPDTGLAIARRIAHLTYRGEAELDRRFANAAQDGEDPDAGGRYAVDSYLGYQGGKLVSRFDAGSYVTLTDSLSSFDVGRGRGGVAAALRGCRVPAVVAGITTDRLYPLRLQAELADLLPGCAGLQVLDSEYGHDGFLLETDRVGELIRQTLDLVDPAGDRRR